A part of Tigriopus californicus strain San Diego chromosome 10, Tcal_SD_v2.1, whole genome shotgun sequence genomic DNA contains:
- the LOC131889296 gene encoding uncharacterized protein LOC131889296: MILNDKCTLALVMFFISVKTVLPEDDFASEWFSKVSDPKFQCSASSYEDTEPSDNPNVQEIYKIAKDCKELDARWDYNFKSKSKVKKNGMFEGVASISMAENVKRDLRPEHNNYKFGFRYNKCIIPFDQNIKKISGRFVNDKLEGHVRVDFHSGSFALGYAKGSKFVGTLRWFGEDRKLLKLEYVGKQPSKQSQEEPSTILLLIQDEYKMKRLLTQQSSLVGRILVTDNFQPLISCEQESEEIFHQCYVIEKVRSKINDCSIDLKQISQPESDAKKTFSWNLKSDHKVWHGQSKFKECSPEWETEAITDGIRKWIKSMENDKSDPFWAETFENREPWIENSEGLPSTISLRFPDLQGRNFASDPHYGIKITTQHGDSLKIVKENWTEKDRMEFVAQTKSNDWLQTLDIEGRLINFNTDNPLLRLKEPSNKTFYVQGKIRNGQLHGNVRRFGRYITDSQSLCSTTIFSGLSFVGRYDNGQITGPMWRFVVGNGAIYGIADENGRLTGKRIAFIYPDLETVYLGEFDNGIMVKGQQSAITGYRCVNGILELKFSEPSGPFFHFKAPTNETFGDQPLLTDILDDKYIIVKESKVEHEVADEGAFATRDIPKSTTITLYSGMYFTKQQIELYNNRTAAARAARNATADDMWYDSKYHGSMPECQGATITIPAHLGSMDSYRATLGHKLNHQFKPNCAYGGVLDSPRFGFIRAFFTLRDIKKGEELFINYGYSTETGPKWYTELYKKMLESGEIETDVPKPNPFGMLEIDE; encoded by the exons ATGATCTTAAACGATAAGTGCACACTAGCTTTGGTTATGTTTTTCATATCGGTGAAGACTGTTTTGCCGGAAGACGATTTCGCATCAGAGTGGTTTTCTAAGGTGTCTGATCCCAAATTTCAGTGCTCCGCCTCCAGTTACGAAGACACTGAACCTAGTGATAATCCCAACGTTCAAGAGATATATAAAATTGCCAAGGATTGCAAAGAATTAGATGCTCGATGGGATTATAACTTTAAAAGTAAATCCAAGgtcaagaaaaatggaatgttCGAAGGAGTTGCGAGTATTTCTATGGCAGAGAATGTCAAAAGAGATTTGAGACCAGAGCACAACAACTACAAGTTCGGATTTCGGTATAACAAATGCATCATcccatttgaccaaaatatcaagaaaatcAGTGGAAGGTTCGTGAACGACAAGTTAGAGGGACATGTACGAGTGGATTTTCATTCCGGATCGTTTGCACTTGGCTATGCTAAAGGATCCAAGTTTGTGGGGACACTCCGATGGTTCGGGGAAGATCGCAAGCTCTTGAAGTTAGAATATGTAGGGAAACAACCCTCCAAGCAAAGTCAAGAGGAACCGTCAACAATATTGCTTTTGATTCAAGAcgaatacaaaatgaaacgcTTGTTAACGCAACAATCTTCGTTGGTCGGAAGAATTTTAGTCACCGACAATTTCCAACCACTCATCTCTTGCGAACAAGAATCGGAGGAAATCTTTCATCAATGttatgtcattgaaaaagttcgGTCAAAGATCAACGATTGCTCAATCGATTTGAAGCAAATTAGCCAGCCCGAAAGCGATGCCAAAAAGACATTCTCATGGAATCTCAAATCAGACCACAAGGTATGGCATGGTCAGAGCAAATTCAAAGAATGCTCCCCGGAATGGGAAACAGAGGCCATCACGGATGGCATAAGAAAATGGATAAAATCAATGGAAAACGATAAGAGCGATCCATTTTGGgctgaaacttttgaaaacagagAGCCTTGGATTGAAAACTCTGAGGGACTACCGAGTACAATCTCACTTCGGTTTCCTGATCTTCAAGGGCGCAATTTTGCCTCAGATCCTCATTATGGCATAAAAATTACCACACAACATGGCGACAGTCTCAAGATCGTTAAGGAAAATTGGACCGAAAAGGATCGAATGGAATTTGTGGCACAAACAAAGAGCAACGACTGGCTACAGACCCTCGACATTGAAGGAAGGCTGATCAATTTCAATACGGACAACCCCTTGCTTCGACTCAAGGAACCCTCAAACAAGACCTTTTATGTCCAGGGAAAGATACGAAATGGCCAACTGCATGGAAATGTGCGCAGATTTGGTCGCTACATTACAGATTCCCAAAGCTTATGCTCGACGACGATCTTCTCCGGATTATCCTTCGTGGGACGATACGACAATGGCCAAATCACTGGGCCCATGTGGCGCTTCGTGGTGGGTAATGGAGCCATCTATGGCATTGCCGATGAGAATGGACGGTTAACCGGGAAGCGTATTGCCTTCATCTATCCTGACCTAGAGACGGTCTATCTGGGCGAATTTGACAATGGTATCATGGTCAAAGGACAACAATCTGCCATCACTGGGTATCGTTGCGTCAATGGGATTTTGGAACTGAAGTTTTCCGAACCGTCGGGGCcgttttttcatttcaaagctcCAACCAACGA AACATTTGGAGATCAGCCGCTCCTTACCGATATTTTGGATGACAAATACATCATTGTCAAGGAATCAAAGGTGGAGCATGAAGTGGCCGATGAAGG GGCTTTTGCGACCAGAGACATTCCCAAGAGCACCACAATAACTCTCTATTCGGGGATGTATTTTACTAagcaacaaattgaattgtATAACAATAGAACGGCTGCAGCTCGAGCCGCTAGGAATGCCACGGCGGACGACATGTGGTACGACTCCAAATATCATGGGAGCATGCCTGAATGCCAAGGTGCAACAATCACAATTCCAGCGCATTTGGGCTCAATGGATAGTTATCGCGCAACTCTTGGTCACAAACTCAATCACCAATTCAAACCTAACTGCGCTTATGGAGGAGTTCTCGACTCTCCTCGCTTTGGGTTCATCCGAGCTTTTTTCACCCTGCGAGACAtcaaaaaaggagaggaacTTTTTATCAATTATGGCTACAGCACTGAAACGGGACCAAAATGGTATACGGAACTCTATAAGAAAATGCTTGAATCTGGCGAAATTGAGACAGATGTTCCCAAACCAAATCCCTTTGGAATGCTAGAAATAGATGAATAG